One window of the Tetragenococcus koreensis genome contains the following:
- the mreD gene encoding rod shape-determining protein MreD: MNKVKKQYVAAPIFFLVMLLDSHLTRTLSAWSDGANVWKTHLLLLILMFCVPKFSKRYMITTAIILGSIFDLYYIGVLGIYAVSFPLAVWGMYLLFNLLYQNIFTMFFGWIILITGYELAAAGIQIIFQISVINPIFFATNFLGPTLLVNILFFFIIYYIVKVLFRWE; this comes from the coding sequence ATGAATAAAGTTAAAAAACAATATGTGGCAGCTCCGATTTTCTTTTTGGTAATGTTATTAGATAGCCATTTAACCCGTACATTGTCAGCATGGAGCGATGGGGCTAACGTTTGGAAAACACATCTATTATTACTGATCTTGATGTTTTGTGTACCAAAATTTTCAAAACGTTATATGATTACAACCGCTATTATCTTAGGTAGTATATTTGACTTGTACTATATAGGTGTATTAGGCATTTATGCTGTGAGTTTTCCATTAGCTGTTTGGGGGATGTACTTGTTATTTAATCTCCTTTATCAAAATATATTCACTATGTTTTTTGGTTGGATTATTTTGATAACGGGCTATGAATTGGCAGCTGCGGGTATTCAAATTATTTTTCAAATATCAGTGATTAACCCAATTTTCTTTGCAACTAATTTTTTAGGGCCAACTTTATTAGTTAATATTTTATTCTTTTTCATTATTTATTACATTGTCAAGGTGTTATTCCGCTGGGAATAA
- a CDS encoding thiamine diphosphokinase, translating to MNVLLAAGGPISQWPNIAKQYELYVGIDRGSLFLQQKQLPINIAIGDFDSLNTQERERIFKLADKVVTSPAEKDDTDTQLALDLILREHPNAKVTVVGATGGRIDHFLANFWMVLEPRFRKHSQNIYLQDKQNSISFLLPGEHTITKEADKQYLAFCCLTPVSELTLAKSKYTLDKQEVLYPISYASNEFIGEQAEVSFSKGIIAVIQSKDA from the coding sequence ATGAATGTTTTACTGGCGGCAGGAGGACCGATTTCCCAGTGGCCAAATATAGCAAAGCAGTACGAACTATACGTCGGTATTGATCGAGGCAGCCTTTTTTTACAACAAAAACAGCTGCCGATAAACATTGCTATTGGAGACTTCGATTCACTGAACACGCAAGAGCGTGAAAGGATTTTTAAATTAGCTGACAAAGTGGTTACTTCTCCTGCTGAAAAGGATGATACAGATACTCAATTAGCGCTAGACCTTATTTTAAGAGAACATCCAAATGCTAAAGTTACAGTGGTTGGTGCAACGGGAGGAAGAATCGATCACTTTTTAGCAAATTTTTGGATGGTTTTGGAACCACGATTTCGTAAACATAGTCAAAATATTTATCTACAGGATAAACAAAATTCAATTTCCTTTCTGCTTCCGGGAGAACATACGATTACAAAAGAAGCTGATAAACAATATTTGGCTTTTTGTTGCTTGACTCCAGTATCTGAACTAACATTGGCAAAAAGCAAGTATACGTTAGATAAGCAAGAGGTTTTATACCCAATATCATATGCGAGTAACGAATTTATTGGCGAGCAAGCGGAAGTCTCATTTTCAAAGGGAATAATCGCGGTGATTCAAAGTAAAGACGCTTAA
- the rpe gene encoding ribulose-phosphate 3-epimerase, translated as MKISPSILSANFANLQRDIELVEKNGADYIHVDVMDGHFVPNITFGPNVIQAIRPTTKLPLDTHLMIENPEDYIDAFAEAGADIIGVHVEATAHIHRAIQLIKNKNVRAEVVINPGTPVEAIYHVLPMVDQVLVMTVNPGFGGQSFIEESLNKIQQLAKLKDEKGYHYDIEVDGGIVPETAQRCKEAGANVFVAGSYIFVAEQPKKQIQLLKEAIE; from the coding sequence ATGAAAATTTCACCATCGATTTTAAGCGCGAATTTTGCAAATTTACAACGTGATATTGAATTAGTTGAAAAAAACGGTGCAGATTATATTCATGTAGATGTAATGGATGGTCATTTTGTGCCTAATATTACGTTTGGTCCCAATGTGATTCAGGCTATCCGTCCTACGACTAAATTACCATTGGATACTCATTTAATGATTGAAAATCCGGAAGATTATATTGATGCTTTTGCTGAAGCAGGAGCTGATATTATTGGAGTTCATGTTGAAGCTACGGCACACATTCATCGTGCGATACAATTGATTAAAAATAAGAACGTTCGTGCAGAAGTGGTCATTAACCCTGGAACTCCTGTTGAAGCCATTTACCATGTATTACCTATGGTAGATCAAGTACTTGTAATGACTGTTAACCCAGGTTTTGGCGGACAATCTTTTATTGAAGAGTCGCTAAACAAGATTCAACAATTAGCTAAATTAAAAGATGAAAAGGGTTATCATTATGACATAGAAGTTGATGGAGGAATTGTTCCTGAAACAGCTCAACGTTGTAAAGAAGCAGGTGCTAATGTTTTTGTTGCAGGTAGTTATATTTTTGTTGCAGAGCAACCTAAAAAACAAATCCAACTTTTGAAAGAAGCGATTGAATAA
- the mreC gene encoding rod shape-determining protein MreC produces MKKFNPNKNIIITLIIVIIIVTVLSITMARRAVDQKASFAQVVVNDTVATVDKVLYTPVRWFEDGVGSIQDLFVTYQENERLKGRIDNYDEVVQQNESQKREIANLKEELDLNETLTNYEKKAANVISRSPDSWQDIMIVDQGSNQGISDNMAVMAKNGLIGRVLEVNANSSKVELLTSDNQTSNHFPVRITTEDGDAFGLLKGYDRRQQALVVEELTGETGIKKDDTVQTSGLGGNSPSDLNVGKVIEAEPDDFGLDRKVYVQPAADVNDVSVVTIIERTVGED; encoded by the coding sequence GTGAAAAAATTTAATCCAAATAAAAATATTATTATTACCTTAATTATCGTGATTATCATTGTCACTGTTTTGAGTATCACTATGGCTAGACGAGCTGTTGATCAAAAAGCTTCTTTTGCACAAGTAGTTGTCAATGATACTGTTGCAACGGTAGATAAAGTCTTATACACGCCAGTACGTTGGTTTGAAGACGGCGTTGGATCAATCCAAGATTTATTTGTAACCTACCAAGAAAATGAACGGTTAAAAGGAAGAATTGATAATTATGATGAAGTTGTTCAACAAAATGAAAGTCAGAAACGAGAGATCGCGAATTTAAAGGAAGAATTAGATCTAAATGAAACACTAACGAATTATGAGAAAAAAGCAGCGAATGTTATCTCACGTTCACCAGATTCTTGGCAAGATATAATGATCGTTGATCAAGGTTCAAATCAAGGTATCAGTGATAATATGGCTGTTATGGCTAAAAATGGCCTGATTGGTCGCGTACTTGAAGTTAATGCAAACTCTTCTAAAGTAGAGTTGTTAACCTCTGACAATCAAACAAGTAATCATTTTCCAGTTCGAATAACGACCGAAGATGGCGATGCTTTTGGATTGTTAAAAGGCTATGATCGTCGTCAACAAGCGTTGGTTGTTGAAGAATTGACTGGGGAAACAGGTATCAAAAAAGATGATACAGTTCAAACTTCGGGACTGGGAGGAAATTCTCCATCAGATTTGAATGTTGGTAAAGTCATTGAGGCAGAACCTGATGACTTTGGCTTAGATCGTAAAGTATATGTCCAACCGGCAGCAGATGTAAATGATGTGTCTGTTGTTACGATTATCGAGCGCACAGTAGGTGAAGACTAG